From a single Collimonas pratensis genomic region:
- a CDS encoding threonine aldolase family protein: MQHFASDNQAGICPEALDYLLKSNDSGHEPSYGDDAWTQRVCDRMRDLFQTDCEVFFVFNGTAANSLALASLCQSYHSVICHELAHIETDECGGPEFFSNGSKLLTAKGENGKLTPDAIEALVTKRADIHYPRPKVVSITQSTEVGTVYTVEEVRAIAAIAKRRQLRVHMDGARFANAVAALDVDPSEITWRAGVDVLCFGGTKNGLPVGEVVVFFDKKLAEDFAYRVKQAGQLASKMRFISAPWPGLLDNDVWLRNARHANAMARLLHQRLLDIAGVKVLFEPQANAVFAELPDHAAKAMRARGWKFYQFIGAGGCRLMCAWDTQQETVERFAAELRSLCIT; encoded by the coding sequence TTGCAACATTTTGCTTCCGATAACCAGGCTGGTATTTGCCCTGAAGCGCTGGACTATCTGCTGAAGAGCAACGACAGCGGCCACGAACCGTCCTATGGCGACGACGCCTGGACCCAGCGCGTATGCGACCGCATGCGCGATCTGTTTCAGACCGATTGCGAGGTTTTCTTCGTCTTCAATGGCACCGCCGCCAACTCGCTGGCGCTGGCCTCCTTATGCCAGTCGTATCACTCGGTGATCTGCCATGAGCTGGCGCATATCGAAACCGATGAATGCGGCGGCCCCGAGTTCTTTTCCAACGGCTCGAAACTGCTGACCGCCAAGGGTGAAAACGGCAAGCTGACGCCGGATGCGATCGAGGCGCTGGTGACCAAGCGCGCCGACATCCATTACCCGCGGCCGAAAGTGGTCAGCATCACGCAATCGACCGAAGTCGGCACCGTCTACACGGTGGAAGAAGTGCGCGCGATCGCGGCAATCGCCAAGCGGCGGCAGTTACGGGTGCATATGGATGGCGCGCGTTTCGCTAATGCCGTAGCAGCGCTCGATGTCGATCCCTCTGAAATCACCTGGCGCGCCGGTGTCGACGTGCTGTGCTTCGGCGGTACCAAGAACGGCTTGCCGGTCGGCGAGGTTGTCGTTTTCTTCGACAAGAAGCTGGCCGAGGATTTCGCCTATCGCGTCAAGCAGGCAGGCCAGCTGGCGTCCAAGATGCGCTTTATCTCAGCACCGTGGCCGGGCTTGCTGGACAACGACGTCTGGCTGCGCAATGCGCGCCACGCCAATGCCATGGCCAGGCTGCTGCACCAGCGCCTGCTGGACATTGCCGGCGTCAAGGTGTTGTTCGAGCCGCAGGCGAATGCGGTCTTTGCCGAGTTGCCGGATCACGCCGCCAAGGCCATGCGCGCGCGCGGCTGGAAGTTCTATCAGTTTATCGGCGCCGGCGGCTGTCGCCTGATGTGCGCATGGGATACGCAGCAAGAGACGGTAGAGCGGTTCGCTGCCGAATTACGCAGCTTGTGCATCACCTGA